In Terriglobia bacterium, the following are encoded in one genomic region:
- the purN gene encoding phosphoribosylglycinamide formyltransferase: MKIQPANRRLGILLSGRGSNFEAIADCILSGKLNAEIAVVISNVEAAPGFGRAKQRGLHTAFIPSQQRPREDFDRDAVQILKQNNVSLVVLAGFMRILSPVFLEAYPYGILNIHPALLPAFPGTAVQQKALDYGVKFSGCTVHFVDDALDGGPIVLQAVVPVLETDTAGALAGRILEQEQRIYSEAIELVLSGRCSIEGRRVVQK; encoded by the coding sequence ATGAAAATCCAACCTGCCAACCGCAGGCTCGGCATTCTGCTCTCCGGCCGGGGTTCGAATTTCGAAGCGATCGCTGACTGCATCTTGTCCGGAAAGCTCAACGCGGAGATCGCTGTAGTCATCAGCAACGTTGAAGCTGCGCCAGGTTTCGGCCGCGCGAAGCAGCGAGGACTTCACACCGCATTCATCCCTTCTCAACAACGCCCTCGAGAGGACTTCGACCGGGACGCCGTCCAAATCCTGAAACAGAACAACGTTTCGCTCGTTGTCCTCGCCGGCTTTATGCGCATTCTGAGCCCGGTCTTCCTGGAAGCCTATCCCTACGGTATCCTGAACATTCATCCGGCGCTGCTGCCGGCGTTTCCGGGGACCGCCGTTCAACAGAAGGCGCTCGACTACGGCGTCAAATTCAGCGGTTGCACGGTGCATTTCGTCGACGACGCGCTGGACGGCGGCCCGATCGTGCTTCAGGCCGTTGTCCCGGTATTGGAAACGGATACGGCCGGCGCCCTTGCGGGCCGCATTCTGGAACAGGAACAGCGGATTTATTCGGAGGCGATCGAGCTGGTTCTGTCCGGCCGCTGTTCCATCGAAGGCCGCCGCGTGGTGCAGAAATAG
- the tyrS gene encoding tyrosine--tRNA ligase, which produces MSDFRTIPIEQQLERIRRGSVDIIREEELVEKLKRAQKTGKPLRVKAGFDPTAPDIHLGHTVLIRKMKHFQELGHAVIFMIGDFTGLIGDPSGRSATRKQLTAEEVKQNAETYKQQIFKILDPQKTIVDFNSRWCMALGADGFIRLAGKYTVARILEREDFSKRYTSQQPIAMHELLYPIVQGYDSVALEADVELGGTDQRFNLLVGRDLQREYGQESQIVLTMPLLEGLDGVQKMSKSLGNYIGISEPPNEQFGKVMSISDDLMFRYYELLTDIPLAEIRQMKQEIAAGRRHPMDTKADLAVRIISGYHGADAAETAREEFNRVFRKKEIPEDIETKEISLASGPIRLTKLLANLHLAASNAEAQRLIESGAVHVNEQRVTDPKFEISQPDKYLIKVGKRRFLRLIALSD; this is translated from the coding sequence ATGAGCGATTTCAGAACAATTCCCATCGAGCAGCAGCTCGAACGTATCCGGCGCGGGTCGGTCGACATCATCCGCGAGGAAGAGCTGGTGGAAAAACTCAAACGGGCGCAGAAAACCGGCAAGCCGCTCCGCGTCAAGGCCGGATTCGATCCTACCGCGCCGGACATCCACCTCGGCCACACGGTCCTGATCCGGAAGATGAAACACTTTCAGGAACTCGGCCACGCGGTGATTTTCATGATCGGCGATTTCACGGGGTTGATCGGCGACCCATCCGGACGGTCCGCCACCAGGAAGCAGTTGACCGCGGAAGAAGTCAAACAGAACGCGGAGACTTACAAGCAGCAGATCTTCAAGATTCTGGATCCGCAGAAGACCATCGTCGACTTTAACAGCCGCTGGTGCATGGCCCTTGGAGCCGATGGCTTTATCCGTCTTGCCGGCAAGTACACCGTTGCGCGCATCCTCGAACGCGAGGACTTCTCAAAACGCTATACAAGCCAGCAGCCGATCGCGATGCACGAATTGCTGTACCCCATTGTTCAGGGCTACGACTCGGTGGCGCTTGAAGCCGACGTGGAGCTCGGCGGGACGGATCAAAGGTTCAACCTTCTGGTAGGCCGGGACCTGCAGCGGGAATATGGACAGGAGTCCCAGATCGTTTTGACAATGCCGTTGCTTGAAGGGTTAGACGGCGTTCAAAAAATGAGCAAATCGCTCGGCAATTATATCGGGATCAGCGAGCCGCCGAACGAGCAATTCGGAAAAGTCATGTCGATCTCGGATGACCTGATGTTCCGGTACTACGAACTGCTCACCGATATCCCGCTGGCGGAAATCCGGCAGATGAAGCAGGAGATCGCTGCGGGCCGGCGCCATCCGATGGACACGAAGGCCGATCTGGCGGTCCGGATTATTTCCGGCTACCACGGAGCGGACGCCGCGGAGACCGCGCGCGAGGAGTTCAATCGGGTATTCCGCAAAAAGGAAATTCCGGAAGATATCGAAACGAAGGAAATCTCGCTGGCCTCTGGCCCCATCCGCCTGACGAAGCTGCTGGCCAATCTCCATCTCGCGGCTTCCAATGCGGAAGCCCAGCGGCTGATCGAATCGGGCGCCGTTCACGTCAATGAACAGCGGGTTACAGATCCCAAATTCGAGATATCCCAACCCGATAAATACCTTATAAAGGTCGGTAAACGCCGATTCCTCCGTCTGATAGCGCTAAGTGATTGA
- a CDS encoding radical SAM protein — MRVVIADLKGRGGFVNKDTVVGGYGSRFRGFSWTTNWIERARKLFQNVPSIHCGYLAAIFEKAGHEVRITNEEFVDGDIALILSSLVDYKHEIEWAREAKKRFGLRVGFFGAVATHMPELIQDDADFVIKGEPEAAAMRIAAGEVPEGLMASPAIDDLDTLPFPAWQLFNPGRHAVGRSIRASRHSFPILSSRSCPEHCTYCPHRITAPYRARTAENVVEEIEHICKKYGQAYLIFRDPLFTEERERAVGIAEGILRKKLDVKFECETRLDDLDKPLLDLLHRAGLNTITFGVESMDPATLKRVGRRPIPPEHQKDIIGYCRDKRITTEGFYVIGFLTDTMESIRATIDYSIDLGSTAALFKVLTPFPGTPLFKQMKPLVSETDWEKFDGYTPTFKHPNMTNDELRHLLGLAYVRFYVRPSFGLNYLGIKTPSEAFERLEAYAKKRQLEEHFAFFEARAGDQ, encoded by the coding sequence ATGCGCGTGGTTATCGCGGACCTTAAAGGCCGTGGAGGATTTGTAAACAAGGATACGGTGGTTGGTGGGTACGGCTCGAGATTTCGAGGTTTTTCCTGGACAACGAATTGGATCGAACGCGCTCGAAAGCTCTTCCAGAACGTACCCAGCATTCATTGCGGCTATCTCGCCGCAATTTTTGAGAAAGCGGGCCACGAAGTCCGCATTACTAACGAAGAATTCGTTGACGGCGATATCGCGCTGATCCTCAGCTCGCTCGTCGATTATAAGCACGAGATCGAATGGGCGCGCGAAGCCAAGAAGCGCTTCGGCCTGCGGGTCGGCTTCTTCGGCGCGGTTGCGACCCACATGCCTGAGCTGATTCAGGATGATGCGGACTTCGTCATCAAAGGAGAGCCGGAAGCCGCGGCCATGCGTATCGCTGCCGGCGAAGTACCTGAAGGACTCATGGCCAGTCCCGCCATCGACGACCTGGACACTCTGCCTTTCCCGGCGTGGCAGCTCTTTAATCCGGGCCGGCACGCGGTCGGCAGATCGATTCGCGCATCGCGGCATTCGTTCCCGATCCTGTCGAGCCGGAGTTGTCCGGAACACTGCACATATTGCCCGCACCGGATCACGGCCCCCTATCGCGCGCGAACGGCCGAAAACGTCGTGGAAGAGATCGAACATATCTGCAAAAAATACGGCCAGGCATACCTCATCTTCCGTGACCCGCTATTTACAGAGGAGCGCGAGCGCGCCGTGGGAATTGCCGAGGGTATCCTCCGGAAGAAGCTGGATGTCAAATTCGAGTGCGAGACGCGACTCGACGACCTCGATAAGCCGCTGCTCGACCTGCTGCACCGCGCCGGGCTGAACACAATCACGTTCGGCGTCGAGTCGATGGACCCGGCAACGCTGAAACGAGTGGGACGCCGGCCGATTCCGCCGGAGCACCAGAAGGACATCATTGGTTATTGCCGCGACAAACGCATCACGACTGAAGGTTTCTATGTCATCGGCTTTCTCACCGACACGATGGAAAGCATCCGGGCCACCATCGACTATTCGATCGATCTTGGAAGCACGGCGGCGCTCTTCAAAGTGCTGACCCCGTTTCCAGGCACTCCGTTATTCAAGCAAATGAAGCCGCTGGTCAGCGAGACCGATTGGGAAAAATTCGACGGTTACACGCCGACATTCAAACATCCCAATATGACCAATGACGAACTACGCCATCTGCTGGGTCTGGCTTATGTGCGGTTCTACGTTCGCCCGTCGTTCGGGTTGAATTACCTCGGCATCAAAACACCGAGCGAGGCGTTCGAACGGCTGGAGGCGTACGCCAAGAAGCGGCAACTCGAAGAACATTTCGCATTTTTTGAGGCCAGAGCCGGCGATCAGTAA
- a CDS encoding sensor histidine kinase codes for MPKGKHQFHRVIVVPIALIVLLAVAVFWILDRIQLHVNDRLASSLQAVLSTTDKALDNWAEQTEVDVAVLANSSKLREGVERQLQVPRNSKALTSSPALKEIRQAVAPALDLTQFPSFAVIAPDDVQIAAELDETVGIKDSGAHNHDVLVRAMAGKTTLGLPFRSSLLLDENTRRQYPVMTAGAPIHDEKGNVIAALALRLDPRRDFTRAARLGRLESTGETYAFDRSGRLVTESRFEDQLRKAGLIPRDADSILNLEIRDPGGNTIEGYKPRVPRDQQPLTRAAQSAIEGRSGMDLQGYRDYRGVPVIGAWLWDNQLGMGLATEMEVAEAFTPYHRVRELVIALLFLTAAVSFALFLIIRHRERLIASNTTFQHAVQARDDMMAIVSHDLKNPINTILLRSHVLIQMLETRPGEIDPIKNNLHMLQRTARHMNQLIGDLTDVARIQAGHLDVDLQECTVEDAVEPALERVRLLAREKEIEFFTTVVPGLPRIAGDMGRITQVLDNLLGNALKFTPKGGKITVTAARLQGDIQVSVADTGPGIPGEALGRIFEPYWQMQKTRSGMGLGLFIARTLVEAHGGRMWVDSTVGRGTTFYFTLPALDLRKKVPA; via the coding sequence ATGCCGAAGGGAAAACACCAATTTCATCGGGTGATCGTCGTTCCAATTGCGCTGATCGTGCTCCTGGCGGTTGCGGTTTTCTGGATTCTGGACCGCATTCAGTTGCATGTGAACGACCGGCTTGCCAGTTCGCTTCAGGCGGTCCTGTCCACGACAGACAAGGCGTTGGATAACTGGGCCGAGCAGACGGAGGTCGACGTTGCGGTACTCGCGAACAGCAGCAAACTCCGTGAAGGCGTCGAACGTCAGCTTCAAGTTCCACGGAATTCAAAGGCCCTGACGAGCAGCCCTGCACTGAAAGAGATCCGGCAGGCGGTTGCGCCGGCGCTGGACTTAACCCAGTTTCCAAGCTTCGCCGTGATCGCGCCGGACGACGTGCAGATCGCGGCGGAACTCGATGAAACCGTCGGGATCAAGGACAGCGGCGCCCACAACCACGACGTGCTGGTCCGGGCCATGGCCGGTAAGACTACCCTGGGGCTGCCTTTCCGGTCCTCGCTGTTACTCGATGAAAACACCCGACGGCAGTATCCGGTCATGACGGCGGGCGCTCCGATCCATGATGAGAAGGGAAACGTGATCGCGGCATTGGCGTTGCGTCTCGATCCTCGAAGAGATTTCACGCGGGCCGCCCGCCTCGGACGTCTGGAGAGCACCGGCGAAACGTATGCGTTCGATCGCAGCGGGAGGCTCGTCACGGAGAGCCGCTTTGAAGACCAATTGCGCAAAGCCGGACTCATCCCGCGCGATGCCGACAGCATACTGAATCTCGAAATTCGAGATCCCGGCGGCAATACCATTGAGGGGTATAAGCCCAGAGTTCCGAGGGATCAGCAGCCGCTGACGCGTGCGGCGCAGAGCGCTATCGAGGGCCGCTCCGGAATGGACCTCCAGGGGTATCGCGACTACCGCGGTGTACCGGTTATCGGAGCGTGGCTCTGGGACAACCAACTCGGAATGGGTCTCGCGACGGAGATGGAGGTCGCGGAAGCGTTCACGCCATATCACCGAGTGCGTGAACTCGTCATCGCTCTGCTCTTTTTGACGGCAGCCGTCAGTTTTGCCCTTTTTCTGATCATCCGGCATCGCGAACGGCTGATCGCATCGAACACGACGTTCCAGCATGCGGTGCAGGCCCGGGACGACATGATGGCGATCGTGTCCCATGACCTGAAGAATCCGATCAACACGATATTGTTGAGATCGCACGTTCTGATCCAGATGCTCGAAACTCGCCCAGGAGAGATCGATCCGATCAAAAACAACCTCCACATGCTGCAACGCACCGCGCGGCACATGAATCAGCTGATCGGCGATCTAACGGATGTGGCGAGAATTCAGGCGGGACATCTGGATGTGGATCTTCAGGAGTGCACGGTTGAGGATGCCGTCGAACCCGCGCTGGAAAGAGTTCGATTGCTTGCCCGGGAGAAAGAGATTGAGTTTTTTACGACCGTCGTGCCGGGTTTGCCGAGGATCGCGGGGGACATGGGTAGAATCACGCAGGTGCTCGATAACCTGCTCGGGAATGCGCTCAAGTTTACTCCCAAGGGCGGAAAGATAACGGTTACGGCGGCGCGGCTTCAGGGCGACATCCAGGTTTCGGTCGCGGACACCGGGCCCGGGATTCCGGGCGAGGCGCTGGGCAGGATTTTCGAGCCGTACTGGCAGATGCAGAAGACCCGCAGCGGGATGGGCCTGGGATTGTTCATCGCAAGGACGCTGGTTGAGGCGCACGGAGGAAGGATGTGGGTGGATAGCACGGTTGGGCGGGGGACGACGTTCTATTTCACGCTGCCTGCGTTGGATCTGCGGAAGAAAGTTCCGGCCTGA
- a CDS encoding AbrB/MazE/SpoVT family DNA-binding domain-containing protein, whose product MRVTSKGQVTIPIEVREKLGIFPNTEVDFEVRGNTVRLIKVPAKSARGRGADIVAKLRGTGNVKMSTDEILALTRK is encoded by the coding sequence ATGCGCGTCACATCGAAAGGTCAGGTGACGATCCCGATCGAGGTTCGCGAGAAGCTCGGCATCTTCCCCAATACGGAAGTCGATTTCGAGGTCCGTGGAAATACGGTGCGGCTGATCAAGGTTCCGGCGAAGAGTGCCCGAGGCAGAGGCGCCGATATCGTTGCGAAGCTAAGAGGAACCGGGAACGTTAAAATGAGTACGGACGAGATCCTCGCCCTGACGCGCAAGTAA
- a CDS encoding hemerythrin domain-containing protein codes for MYVQIGPPKEPSDVVDLLLECHDRIRTFIGLAARLAKTEQASPDEIRDAASRVARYFSDALPLHVADEEQSILPRLAGRSPELDSALETMNREHREHERPLHVLLETCNVLRNSPKMLDHVRETLTGAVSELERGYAAHLQEEERIILPAIRTLLSPAEKAEVELELRARRR; via the coding sequence ATGTACGTGCAAATCGGCCCGCCAAAAGAACCTTCCGACGTCGTGGACCTGCTCCTGGAATGTCACGACCGCATCCGGACGTTCATCGGTCTCGCGGCGCGGCTCGCAAAAACCGAACAGGCCTCTCCGGATGAAATTCGCGATGCAGCGTCCCGCGTGGCGCGTTATTTTTCCGATGCGCTCCCATTGCATGTGGCGGATGAAGAACAAAGCATTTTGCCCCGGCTTGCCGGCCGCAGCCCGGAGCTGGACAGCGCGCTCGAAACGATGAACCGGGAACATAGGGAACACGAGCGTCCCTTGCACGTGCTCCTGGAAACCTGCAATGTGCTGAGGAATTCGCCGAAGATGCTCGATCATGTGCGCGAAACACTCACGGGCGCGGTGTCCGAACTCGAACGAGGTTATGCCGCGCATCTACAGGAAGAAGAGCGGATCATTCTTCCCGCCATCCGGACTCTTCTGTCGCCGGCAGAGAAAGCCGAAGTCGAATTGGAACTGAGGGCGCGCCGCCGATGA
- a CDS encoding serine hydrolase domain-containing protein — protein MKRIVLSIVFVICAYTSVLAQTAKPEQVGLSSERLKRVHDLMERRIAARDISGAVTLVARNGQIAYLDAQGVMDIETNKPMTKDAIFRIASMTKPIVGTAILMMMEEGKVRLTDPVSRFIPEFKELKVAVAQPAPGQAGARGAAPRFYAVPAEREITIKDLLTHTSGLVSGSISTAEAGKIQRKPGETLADYIPRLGQVPLEFQPGSRWSYSPGAGFDTLGRIVEIVSGQSLDQFLKQRIFDPLGMKDTFFNISEPQKSRVVTMYQKTAKGLEKSANQPAPPTTYFSGSGGLSSTADDYVKFAQMLVNGGQLNGKRLLSPRSVELMGSPFAPDTLPGRARGEAWGLSVRVITDAVARGTYLSNGSFGWQGAFGTHFWVDPKEKLVGLLLVQTSNQEMIRDFENAVLQSVVE, from the coding sequence ATGAAACGCATCGTCTTGTCGATCGTGTTTGTCATCTGCGCGTACACCAGCGTACTGGCACAGACTGCCAAACCGGAGCAGGTTGGCCTCTCCTCGGAACGTTTGAAGCGTGTACACGACCTCATGGAGCGCAGAATCGCGGCGCGGGACATCTCCGGCGCCGTAACGCTCGTTGCGCGGAATGGACAAATTGCGTACCTGGATGCCCAGGGCGTGATGGACATCGAAACGAATAAGCCGATGACGAAGGATGCCATTTTCCGGATCGCATCCATGACAAAGCCGATCGTCGGTACAGCGATATTAATGATGATGGAAGAAGGAAAGGTGCGGCTCACGGACCCCGTCTCGAGATTCATTCCGGAGTTCAAAGAATTGAAAGTTGCAGTCGCGCAGCCGGCTCCAGGGCAGGCGGGAGCGCGAGGCGCCGCGCCGCGTTTTTATGCGGTGCCTGCGGAGCGTGAGATCACGATCAAAGACCTGTTAACCCATACGTCCGGCCTGGTGAGCGGCAGCATCAGCACGGCTGAAGCCGGGAAGATCCAGAGAAAGCCTGGAGAGACACTCGCCGACTATATCCCGCGCCTGGGCCAGGTCCCGCTCGAATTTCAACCTGGCAGCCGCTGGAGCTATAGTCCGGGCGCCGGCTTCGACACGTTGGGAAGAATCGTCGAAATCGTTTCCGGACAGAGCCTGGATCAGTTCCTGAAGCAGCGGATCTTCGATCCGCTGGGAATGAAGGACACCTTCTTTAATATCAGCGAGCCGCAGAAATCCCGCGTCGTTACGATGTATCAGAAGACGGCGAAAGGCCTCGAGAAGTCTGCGAATCAGCCCGCTCCGCCGACCACTTACTTTTCCGGTAGCGGCGGCCTCTCGAGTACGGCCGACGACTATGTCAAATTCGCCCAGATGCTGGTGAACGGCGGCCAACTCAACGGCAAGCGGCTTCTGAGTCCCCGTTCGGTTGAATTGATGGGCTCTCCTTTTGCGCCCGACACGCTGCCCGGCCGCGCTCGAGGCGAAGCCTGGGGATTAAGCGTTCGCGTGATTACTGACGCCGTCGCGCGGGGCACGTATCTTTCGAACGGTTCCTTCGGCTGGCAAGGTGCCTTTGGCACCCACTTCTGGGTTGATCCAAAGGAAAAACTCGTGGGCCTCCTGCTGGTTCAGACGTCCAATCAGGAAATGATCCGGGATTTCGAAAACGCGGTACTGCAATCGGTGGTCGAGTAG
- a CDS encoding tannase/feruloyl esterase family alpha/beta hydrolase, producing the protein MKAQALLIVTISALIFSAGSLMAAPAVSCEQLGSFQLKNVSSITAKSVPAGTFAPPAGAPLQDLPAFCRVSIMIKPRINIEVWLPLMWNERFQAVGGGGYAGSISWPALATALRSGYATASTDTGHDGATQQGGSFALNKDGTPNPQLVEDFAFRSLQELTMQSKELIKAFYAAKPKYSYWNGCSTGGRQGLIQAQRLPGGYDGILAGAPAINWDRFIPAELWPQVVMKQEAGGPIAACKLNTVTSAAIRACDSFDGVMDGVLEDPRRCKFDPVALQCAAGATPDCNCLTAGEVAAVRKIWDGPRSKDGDRLSYGLTRGAPLAALSGNAAFSISADHFKYWVERNPSFDWHTLDYPGFESEFQKSRAQLNRVIGSDDADLHQFHRDGGKVLLWHGLADQLIFPEGTIDYYERVVDKSGGLKETQTFARLFLAPGVGHCGGGSGPNSFDLFGELVKWVESGQAPERIIASRTQNDQVVRTRPLCAYPKVATYSGSGSTDDAKNFVCETPFDYTNRWIK; encoded by the coding sequence ATGAAGGCGCAAGCTTTGCTTATCGTGACCATTTCCGCCCTGATCTTTTCCGCCGGCAGTCTTATGGCTGCGCCGGCTGTCAGCTGTGAGCAACTTGGATCATTCCAGCTGAAGAATGTGAGCTCCATCACCGCAAAATCGGTCCCGGCGGGAACGTTCGCGCCGCCCGCCGGCGCGCCGCTTCAGGATCTGCCGGCATTCTGCCGCGTCTCGATCATGATCAAGCCCCGGATTAATATTGAGGTCTGGCTTCCGCTCATGTGGAACGAACGATTCCAGGCAGTTGGCGGAGGCGGCTATGCCGGATCGATCTCGTGGCCTGCACTGGCCACTGCCTTGCGCAGTGGATACGCGACTGCTTCGACGGACACCGGTCACGATGGCGCAACCCAACAAGGCGGAAGTTTCGCGCTGAATAAAGACGGGACGCCGAACCCGCAACTGGTCGAAGATTTCGCCTTCCGCTCGCTTCAGGAACTGACGATGCAATCGAAGGAGCTGATCAAAGCCTTCTACGCGGCGAAGCCGAAATATTCCTACTGGAACGGCTGTTCGACCGGCGGCCGCCAGGGCTTGATACAGGCGCAGCGTCTGCCCGGCGGCTATGACGGCATACTCGCCGGCGCACCGGCGATCAATTGGGATCGCTTCATTCCGGCGGAACTCTGGCCGCAGGTCGTCATGAAGCAGGAGGCCGGCGGACCCATCGCAGCGTGCAAACTGAACACGGTGACGAGTGCCGCGATTCGCGCCTGCGACAGCTTTGATGGCGTTATGGACGGCGTACTGGAGGATCCGCGGCGCTGCAAGTTCGACCCCGTGGCCTTGCAGTGCGCAGCCGGAGCGACGCCCGACTGCAATTGCCTTACAGCCGGCGAAGTCGCGGCAGTGCGCAAAATCTGGGACGGTCCACGTTCGAAGGATGGTGACCGGCTGTCGTATGGGCTCACGCGTGGAGCACCCCTGGCGGCGCTGTCCGGTAACGCCGCTTTTTCCATTTCCGCGGATCATTTCAAATATTGGGTGGAACGCAACCCGTCGTTCGACTGGCATACACTGGACTACCCCGGCTTCGAGTCGGAATTCCAGAAGTCGCGGGCGCAGTTGAATCGCGTAATCGGATCCGACGATGCAGATCTTCACCAGTTTCACCGGGATGGCGGCAAGGTTCTCCTATGGCACGGCCTGGCGGATCAGCTCATCTTTCCGGAAGGTACGATCGATTATTACGAGCGCGTTGTAGACAAGTCTGGAGGCCTCAAGGAGACTCAAACCTTCGCCCGGCTCTTCCTCGCGCCCGGAGTGGGCCATTGCGGCGGCGGCAGCGGTCCGAACTCGTTCGACCTGTTCGGAGAGCTTGTAAAGTGGGTCGAGTCCGGGCAGGCTCCCGAACGCATCATCGCTTCGCGTACTCAAAACGATCAGGTCGTACGCACGCGCCCGCTTTGCGCGTATCCAAAGGTTGCGACGTATTCGGGAAGCGGCAGCACAGATGACGCGAAAAATTTCGTCTGCGAAACGCCGTTCGATTACACCAACCGATGGATCAAGTGA